A genomic window from Quercus lobata isolate SW786 chromosome 10, ValleyOak3.0 Primary Assembly, whole genome shotgun sequence includes:
- the LOC115962933 gene encoding probable calcium-binding protein CML47 has product MDKTEKDESLSPISLLVVLSLPIILSWVTILRDLYSSFRLIPQFFIDFFYGAWKVWNERKATIQEASIHKLCTHDNVHNEKLSEEVEMVLKEEGDENKLSVGEVKIVMEKLGTLCDDHPDAENYEEGMGPDEIAGLFEEEPSPEEVKEAFDIFDENNDGFIDAGELGRVLCSLGLMEPLEVECQRMIRVFDDNGDGRIDFKEFVKLVEHSFC; this is encoded by the coding sequence ATGGATAAGACAGAGAAGGATGAATCTCTCAGCCCTATCTCACTTCTTGTAGTTCTTTCACTTCCCATAATACTTAGTTGGGTCACTATACTCCGAGACTTATACTCAAGTTTTCGGCTTATACCTCAATTCTTCATAGACTTCTTTTATGGTGCGTGGAAGGTTTGGAATGAAAGAAAGGCCACAATTCAGGAAGCTTCAATCCACAAACTTTGCACCCATGACAATGTGCATAATGAGAAGCTTTCTGAAGAAGTGGAAATGGTGCTTAAAGAGGAGGGTGATGAGAATAAGCTATCTGTGGGAGAGGTGAAGATAGTGATGGAGAAACTTGGAACATTATGTGATGACCACCCTGATGCTGAAAACTATGAAGAGGGGATGGGTCCAGACGAGATTGCAGGGCTGTTTGAGGAGGAGCCAAGTCCAGAGGAAGTGAAAGAAGCATTTGATATTTTCGACGAGAACAATGACGGGTTCATTGATGCAGGGGAGTTAGGAAGAGTGCTCTGTTCATTGGGGCTCATGGAACCTTTGGAAGTGGAATGCCAAAGGATGATCAGAGTCTTTGATGACAATGGAGATGGACGAATTGATTTCAAAGAATTTGTCAAACTTGTGGAGCACAGCTTCTGCTAA
- the LOC115964432 gene encoding probable calcium-binding protein CML45 yields the protein MAAFPLSFVTTLFRGPFPINTEVFSFSLNRSYSIFALSSGSVLGTAFDSVPLLPSRFWDAEDDPGSSSAISLGHLDFRCIWVTILRDLYLSFRLIPQIFILWCMEASIHKLCTHENVDNEKLSEEVEMVLKEEGDENKLSVGEVKIVMEKLGTLCDGHPDAVNYEEGMGPDEIAGLFEEEPSPEEVKEAFDIFDENNDGFIDAGELGRVLCSLGLMEPLEVECQRMIRVFDDNGDGRIDFKEFVKLVEHSFC from the exons atggcagccttcCCCTTGTCCTTTGTcaccacactgttcaggggtcctttccccaTCAATACGGAGGTGTTtagcttttccttgaaccgctccTATAGTATATTCGCCCTTTCTTCTGGAAGCGTTTTGGGAACTGCTTTTGATAGTGTGCCGCTCCTTCcttctaggttttgggatgcCGAAGACGATCcaggatcgtcctcggctatatctctaggccatttggacttccGTTGCAT TTGGGTCACTATACTCCGAGACTTATACTTAAGTTTTCGGCTTATACCTCAAATCTTCATTTTGTGGTGTATGGAAG CTTCAATCCACAAACTTTGCACCCATGAAAATGTGGATAATGAGAAGCTTTCTGAAGAAGTGGAAATGGTGCTTAAAGAGGAGGGTGATGAGAATAAGCTATCTGTGGGAGAGGTGAAGATAGTGATGGAGAAACTTGGAACATTATGTGATGGCCACCCTGATGCTGTAAATTATGAAGAGGGGATGGGTCCAGATGAGATTGCAGGGCTGTTTGAGGAGGAGCCAAGTCCAGAGGAAGTGAAAGAAGCATTTGATATTTTTGACGAGAACAATGATGGGTTCATTGATGCAGGGGAGTTAGGAAGAGTGCTCTGTTCATTGGGGCTCATGGAACCTTTGGAAGTGGAATGCCAAAGGATGATCAGAGTCTTTGATGACAATGGAGATGGACGAATTGATTTCAAAGAATTCGTCAAACTTGTGGAGCACAGCTTCTGCTAA